The proteins below come from a single Oscillospiraceae bacterium genomic window:
- the typA gene encoding translational GTPase TypA, whose protein sequence is MIQENLRNVAIIAHVDHGKTTLVDQMLKQSGAFRANQQVAERVMDSGDIERERGITILAKNCSCEYEGVKINIVDTPGHADFGGEVERVLKMVNGVLLLVDAAEGCMPQTRFVLQKALQQNLSLVIAVNKIDRPDARIAEVIDEILELLMDLGATDEQLDSPMVFCSGRNGTASYDWTDPSAGTDLKPLFDTILKYVKAPEGEPDEPLQMLVSSVDYNDFVGRMGVGRVQNGVIKVGSPIQVCDWHNPDVHMSGRITKLFDFKANGREPIESAQAGDIVAFAGLPDISIGNTICDPSKVQPLPFVKINDPTVEMTFSVNDSPFAGKEGKYVTSRQIRDRLMRELLKDVALKVEDSATNDSFRVMGRGEMHLSILIETMRREGYELQVSPPHVLTHEENGKVMEPMERVVIDVPEIYQGNVMTALGARKAILMNMQMMNSRSRIEFRMPSRGLFGYRSQFLTDTHGEGIMNTIFDGYEEWCGDIQTRSTGSLISFETGDAVTYGLFNAQQRGTLIVNAGEKVYAGEVVGYTPTGEDITVNVCKTKHLTNTRASGSDDALRLVPVSKFSLEGCLEFLAPDELLEVTPENLRIRKRILDHDLRMKAASKKNK, encoded by the coding sequence ATGATTCAGGAAAATCTCCGCAATGTTGCGATCATTGCTCACGTTGACCACGGCAAGACCACGCTGGTCGACCAGATGCTGAAGCAGTCCGGCGCTTTCCGTGCCAACCAGCAGGTGGCCGAGCGCGTCATGGACTCCGGCGATATTGAGCGTGAGCGCGGCATCACCATTCTGGCCAAGAACTGCTCCTGCGAGTACGAGGGCGTCAAGATCAACATCGTTGATACTCCGGGCCACGCCGACTTCGGCGGCGAGGTCGAGCGCGTTCTGAAGATGGTCAACGGCGTTCTGCTGCTGGTCGATGCAGCCGAGGGCTGCATGCCCCAGACCCGTTTTGTTCTGCAGAAGGCGCTGCAGCAGAACCTGTCTCTGGTCATCGCCGTCAACAAGATCGACCGTCCTGATGCCCGCATTGCCGAGGTCATTGACGAGATCCTTGAGCTGCTGATGGATCTTGGCGCCACCGATGAGCAGCTGGACAGCCCGATGGTGTTCTGCTCCGGCCGCAACGGCACCGCCAGCTACGACTGGACCGATCCCAGCGCAGGCACCGACCTGAAGCCCCTGTTCGACACGATCCTGAAGTATGTCAAGGCCCCCGAGGGCGAGCCTGATGAGCCGCTGCAGATGCTGGTTTCCAGCGTTGACTACAACGACTTTGTCGGCCGCATGGGCGTCGGCCGCGTGCAGAACGGCGTCATCAAGGTCGGCAGCCCGATTCAGGTCTGCGACTGGCACAACCCCGATGTGCATATGAGCGGCCGCATCACCAAGCTGTTCGACTTCAAGGCCAACGGCCGTGAGCCGATCGAGAGCGCACAGGCCGGCGATATTGTTGCGTTTGCTGGTCTGCCCGATATTTCCATCGGCAACACGATCTGCGACCCCAGCAAGGTGCAGCCCCTGCCCTTCGTCAAGATCAACGACCCCACGGTCGAGATGACCTTCTCGGTCAACGATTCCCCGTTTGCCGGCAAGGAGGGCAAGTATGTCACCTCCCGCCAGATCCGTGACCGCCTGATGCGCGAGCTGCTGAAGGATGTTGCCCTGAAGGTGGAGGATTCCGCCACGAACGATTCCTTCCGCGTCATGGGCCGCGGCGAGATGCACCTGTCCATCCTGATCGAGACGATGCGCCGCGAAGGCTATGAGCTGCAGGTCAGCCCCCCGCATGTTCTGACTCATGAGGAGAACGGCAAGGTCATGGAGCCTATGGAGCGCGTTGTGATTGATGTGCCCGAGATCTATCAGGGCAATGTCATGACCGCACTGGGCGCCCGCAAGGCCATCCTGATGAACATGCAGATGATGAACAGCCGTTCCCGCATCGAGTTCCGTATGCCCAGCCGCGGCCTGTTCGGCTATCGCAGCCAGTTCCTGACCGACACCCACGGTGAAGGCATCATGAACACGATTTTTGACGGCTACGAGGAATGGTGCGGCGACATCCAGACCCGCTCCACCGGCTCCCTGATCAGCTTTGAGACCGGCGATGCCGTCACCTACGGCCTGTTCAACGCCCAGCAGCGCGGCACCCTGATCGTCAACGCCGGCGAGAAGGTTTACGCAGGCGAGGTCGTGGGCTACACCCCGACCGGCGAGGACATCACCGTCAATGTCTGCAAGACCAAGCACCTGACCAACACCCGCGCCTCCGGCAGTGACGACGCCCTGCGTCTGGTGCCCGTTTCCAAGTTCAGCCTTGAGGGCTGCCTTGAGTTCCTGGCTCCCGATGAGCTGCTTGAGGTCACCCCCGAGAACCTGCGCATCCGCAAGCGCATTCTGGACCACGACCTGCGCATGAAGGCCGCCAGCAAAAAGAATAAGTAA
- a CDS encoding putative manganese-dependent inorganic diphosphatase, which translates to MANATRHINIIGHQNPDTDSICSALAYAWLKNRGSLNGLYEARRAGHVNRETRFVLQHFGIEAPRLCTDVSPQIKDIDIRKQAGIDGEMSVRAAWNLMRDVEIDTLCIVDSDNELQGLITIKDIADANMDLFDTAVLAAANTRCTNLLETLEAELVVGSADAHIDSGNICIGTSPEIMEELVKPGDIVLVSNRYETQMCAIDCGAQAIVVCCGSAVPRTIIARAQEKGCAVLATPYNTYAAARLISTAAPVRHFMRTKELLKFSVNTPIEDAQKVMASVRHRYFPILDENGKYCGVVSRRNLLNLHRKQLILVDHNERTQAVDGLDEAEILEIIDHHRIGNLETTGPVYFRNVPVGCTATILYQMYQEQGMTPSREIAGLLLSAILSDTLVFRSPTSTPQDEAAAKALAALAGEDIPTYAEQMFEAGADLTGRTAEDVFSSDFKAFSRGDVKFGVGQSTYMTDKSRAAAEALVEPYLPEASRREGLPLIFYMFTDMKTQSTDLMCYGRNAEEIIRDAFHVEPEGSMARLPGVVSRKKQLIPPLLAALQARQ; encoded by the coding sequence ATGGCAAACGCGACCCGCCACATCAATATCATCGGCCACCAGAACCCGGATACGGACTCGATCTGCTCCGCACTGGCGTATGCATGGCTGAAAAACCGCGGCAGCCTCAACGGTCTGTATGAGGCCCGCCGCGCCGGGCATGTAAACCGTGAAACGCGGTTTGTCCTGCAGCATTTCGGCATCGAGGCACCTCGCCTCTGCACCGATGTCAGCCCGCAGATCAAGGACATCGACATCCGCAAGCAGGCCGGCATTGACGGCGAGATGAGCGTGCGCGCCGCATGGAACCTGATGCGCGATGTCGAGATCGACACGCTCTGCATCGTGGACAGCGACAACGAGCTGCAGGGCCTGATCACGATCAAGGATATTGCCGATGCGAACATGGACCTGTTCGACACGGCAGTGCTGGCCGCGGCCAACACCCGCTGCACGAACCTGCTGGAAACGCTGGAGGCTGAGCTGGTGGTCGGCAGCGCCGACGCCCACATTGACAGCGGCAATATCTGCATCGGCACCAGCCCGGAAATCATGGAGGAGCTGGTCAAGCCCGGGGACATTGTGCTTGTTTCCAACCGGTACGAGACCCAGATGTGCGCCATCGACTGCGGCGCGCAGGCCATCGTAGTCTGCTGCGGCTCTGCGGTGCCGCGCACCATCATTGCCCGCGCGCAGGAGAAGGGCTGCGCGGTGCTGGCAACCCCCTACAACACCTACGCCGCCGCGCGGCTCATCTCGACCGCAGCGCCGGTGCGCCACTTTATGCGCACGAAGGAGCTGCTGAAATTCAGCGTCAATACGCCGATTGAGGACGCGCAGAAGGTCATGGCGAGTGTCCGCCACCGCTATTTCCCGATTCTGGACGAGAACGGCAAATACTGCGGTGTCGTCAGCCGCCGTAACCTGTTGAACCTCCACCGCAAGCAGCTGATTCTGGTCGATCACAACGAGCGCACCCAGGCCGTGGATGGTCTGGACGAGGCGGAGATTCTGGAGATCATCGACCACCACCGCATCGGCAATCTGGAAACGACCGGCCCGGTGTATTTCCGCAATGTGCCGGTGGGCTGCACGGCCACGATTTTGTATCAGATGTATCAGGAGCAGGGCATGACCCCCAGCCGCGAGATCGCGGGCCTGCTTTTGTCGGCAATTCTGTCCGATACGCTGGTGTTCCGGTCCCCGACCTCCACCCCGCAGGACGAAGCCGCCGCTAAGGCGCTGGCCGCGCTGGCAGGCGAGGACATCCCGACATATGCCGAGCAGATGTTTGAGGCCGGCGCCGACCTGACCGGCCGCACGGCGGAGGATGTATTCAGCTCGGACTTCAAGGCATTCAGCCGCGGCGATGTCAAGTTCGGTGTCGGGCAGTCCACCTACATGACCGACAAGTCCCGCGCCGCCGCCGAGGCGCTTGTGGAGCCGTATCTGCCCGAGGCGAGCCGCCGCGAGGGGCTGCCGCTGATCTTCTACATGTTCACCGACATGAAGACCCAAAGCACCGACCTGATGTGCTACGGCCGCAACGCCGAGGAGATCATCCGCGATGCGTTCCATGTCGAGCCGGAGGGCAGCATGGCGCGCCTGCCCGGCGTTGTCAGCCGCAAAAAGCAGCTGATCCCCCCGCTGCTGGCGGCGCTGCAGGCCCGGCAGTGA
- a CDS encoding acyltransferase: MPMHYRPGLDVVRLAALLPVLCYHYCIEAARLGFAVPTALISRGMADWVELGLAWFFLLSGAALCLQWQGRFALRRYLAGRAAATYPAFWLGFAALFLYGEVLHGNNADIPRWRVIFSLLGLDGYLTPVTVTFYKIGEWFLGVILILYLVFPLLLWCMETQLRRRGLAVCMAALAVVWPLICPAPWEAGHTVLGRLPAFALGVWFGSFLQKDAAPPKWLAAGLLTLPLLRVTAVPRLAVLLAVAAVLFWAVYAAGQRMPARFCPALRRLAGWCYGVYLVHHVLLTLVFLRFVARFNLPLAGMFPVYLAASFALAAVLTAVSRPLGKAIKKLA; this comes from the coding sequence ATGCCCATGCATTATCGGCCCGGCCTGGATGTAGTTCGTCTGGCGGCGCTGCTGCCGGTGCTGTGCTATCACTATTGCATCGAGGCCGCGCGCCTTGGCTTTGCAGTGCCCACGGCGCTGATCAGCCGGGGCATGGCCGACTGGGTGGAGCTGGGGCTGGCGTGGTTCTTTCTGCTTTCGGGCGCGGCGCTCTGCCTGCAATGGCAGGGGCGGTTTGCCCTGCGGCGCTATCTTGCGGGCCGTGCCGCCGCCACCTACCCGGCGTTTTGGCTGGGCTTTGCGGCGCTGTTCCTCTACGGCGAGGTGCTGCACGGCAACAACGCCGACATCCCGCGCTGGCGGGTCATCTTCTCGCTGCTGGGGCTGGACGGCTACCTGACCCCCGTGACTGTCACCTTCTACAAAATTGGTGAGTGGTTTTTGGGCGTTATCCTGATTTTGTATCTCGTGTTCCCGCTGCTGTTGTGGTGTATGGAGACGCAGCTGCGCCGCAGGGGGCTGGCCGTCTGCATGGCAGCGCTGGCCGTTGTCTGGCCGCTCATCTGCCCCGCCCCGTGGGAGGCCGGGCACACCGTGCTGGGCCGCCTGCCGGCGTTTGCGCTGGGGGTGTGGTTCGGCAGCTTTTTGCAAAAAGACGCTGCACCGCCGAAATGGCTGGCCGCCGGGCTGCTGACGCTGCCGCTGCTCCGGGTGACGGCCGTGCCGCGGCTTGCCGTACTGCTGGCGGTGGCGGCGGTGCTGTTCTGGGCGGTATACGCCGCCGGGCAGCGGATGCCTGCGCGGTTCTGTCCCGCCCTGCGGCGGCTGGCAGGCTGGTGCTACGGGGTGTATCTGGTTCATCATGTCTTGCTGACACTGGTGTTCCTGCGGTTCGTGGCGCGGTTCAATTTGCCGCTGGCCGGGATGTTCCCGGTGTATCTGGCGGCCAGCTTTGCGCTTGCCGCCGTGCTGACAGCGGTAAGCCGTCCGCTTGGCAAGGCCATAAAAAAGCTGGCATAA
- a CDS encoding small multi-drug export protein, whose amino-acid sequence MLSKYLSVFFISMVPIIELRGAIPVGVGLGLPLWQVYIIAIIGNMIPVPFIFFFARKVLEWGADKPVIGKFFTFCLEKGHKGGEKLKAKAGRGLPWALLLFVGIPLPGTGAWTGTLAASLLDMDFKSSVRACMGGVLLAGCIMGALSVLGVSAFGAVAA is encoded by the coding sequence ATGCTGTCAAAGTATCTGAGCGTTTTCTTCATTTCGATGGTTCCCATCATTGAGCTGCGCGGCGCGATCCCCGTCGGCGTGGGGCTGGGCCTGCCGCTGTGGCAGGTGTACATCATTGCCATCATCGGCAACATGATCCCGGTTCCGTTCATCTTCTTCTTTGCACGCAAGGTGCTGGAGTGGGGCGCGGATAAGCCGGTCATCGGCAAGTTTTTCACCTTCTGCCTTGAGAAGGGCCACAAGGGCGGCGAGAAGCTGAAGGCCAAGGCCGGCCGCGGCCTGCCGTGGGCGCTGCTGCTGTTTGTCGGCATTCCGCTGCCCGGCACAGGTGCATGGACCGGCACACTGGCCGCCAGCCTGCTTGACATGGACTTCAAGTCCAGCGTCCGCGCCTGCATGGGCGGCGTACTGCTGGCAGGCTGCATCATGGGCGCGCTGAGTGTGCTGGGTGTATCCGCCTTCGGCGCTGTCGCTGCCTGA
- the eno gene encoding phosphopyruvate hydratase → MSYLEIEKVIGREIIDSRGNPTVEAEVWLADGTVGRGAAPSGASTGEFEALELRDGDKSRFGGKGVSKAVENINTVINAALVGLDAADTYAVDAAMLQADGTKDKSNLGANAILAVSIAAARAAAASLELPLYRFLGGVSGNKLPVPMMNILNGGAHAANTVDVQEFMIMPAGAPSFREGLRWCTEVFHALQALLKEKGLATSVGDEGGFAPDLASDEEAIQYILAAIEKAGYQPGRDFVLAMDAASSEWKGSKKGEYKLPKCGKVFTSEELVAHWKQLVEKYPIYSIEDGLDEEDWEGWQQMTKELGGKVQLVGDDLFVTNTERLAKGIGLGCGNSILIKLNQIGSVSETLEAIKMAHKAGYTAIASHRSGETEDTTIADLAVALNTCQIKTGAPSRSERVAKYNQLLRIEEELGRAAQYPGFGAFNIKK, encoded by the coding sequence ATGAGCTATCTTGAAATTGAAAAGGTCATTGGCCGTGAGATCATCGACTCCCGCGGCAACCCCACGGTGGAGGCCGAGGTCTGGCTGGCGGACGGCACCGTGGGCCGGGGCGCGGCCCCCAGCGGCGCATCCACCGGCGAGTTTGAGGCACTGGAGCTGCGCGACGGCGATAAAAGCCGCTTCGGCGGCAAGGGCGTCAGCAAGGCGGTGGAGAACATCAACACCGTCATCAACGCGGCGCTGGTCGGCCTTGATGCCGCCGACACCTACGCCGTGGATGCCGCCATGCTGCAGGCGGACGGCACAAAGGACAAGTCCAACCTCGGCGCAAACGCCATACTGGCGGTGTCCATCGCAGCGGCCCGCGCGGCGGCCGCCTCGCTTGAGCTGCCGCTCTACCGCTTTTTGGGCGGTGTGTCCGGCAACAAGCTGCCGGTGCCGATGATGAACATCCTGAACGGCGGCGCCCATGCCGCCAACACCGTGGATGTGCAGGAGTTCATGATCATGCCCGCTGGTGCGCCCAGCTTCCGCGAGGGGCTGCGCTGGTGTACCGAGGTGTTCCACGCGCTGCAGGCGCTGCTGAAGGAGAAGGGGCTTGCGACCTCTGTCGGTGATGAGGGCGGCTTTGCGCCCGACCTTGCCAGCGATGAGGAGGCCATTCAGTATATCCTTGCCGCCATCGAGAAGGCCGGCTACCAGCCCGGCAGGGATTTTGTGCTGGCCATGGACGCCGCGTCCAGCGAGTGGAAGGGCAGCAAAAAGGGCGAGTACAAGCTGCCCAAGTGCGGCAAGGTGTTCACCAGCGAGGAGCTGGTCGCACACTGGAAGCAGCTGGTCGAGAAGTACCCCATCTACTCCATCGAGGACGGTCTTGATGAGGAGGACTGGGAGGGCTGGCAGCAGATGACGAAGGAACTGGGCGGCAAGGTCCAGTTGGTCGGCGATGACCTGTTTGTCACCAACACCGAGCGTCTGGCCAAGGGCATTGGCTTGGGCTGCGGCAACTCGATCCTCATCAAGCTGAACCAGATCGGCTCTGTTTCCGAGACACTCGAGGCGATCAAGATGGCGCACAAGGCGGGCTACACCGCCATTGCGTCCCACCGCTCCGGCGAGACGGAGGACACCACGATCGCCGATCTGGCTGTGGCGCTGAACACCTGCCAGATCAAGACCGGCGCCCCCAGCCGCAGCGAGCGCGTTGCCAAATATAACCAGCTGCTCCGCATCGAGGAGGAACTCGGCCGCGCCGCGCAGTATCCGGGATTTGGGGCGTTTAACATCAAAAAGTAA